Proteins from one Amycolatopsis benzoatilytica AK 16/65 genomic window:
- a CDS encoding M20 metallopeptidase family protein, protein MDLHDDARSQQDDLAQLRRELHREPEIGLDLPRTQERVLRELDGLGLEISTGTGTTSVTAVLRGEGPARDSAQPRTVLLRADMDALPVQEATGLDFAATNGAMHACGHDLHTTSLIGAARLLRTHRDRLNGDVVLMFQPGEEGWDGAGVMLQEGVLDAAGQRADAAYGLHVFSAMLPSGQFASRPGTLMSASHKLLVTVHGEGGHGSMPHRAKDPISAAAAMITALQTMITRRLDIFDPAVLTVGVIRGGTKRNVIPATAEFEATVRCFSDETAALLDTTIRETIDGVARANGVTADVTFENEYPVTVTDVDETAFGAEVVREAIGEEFYTELPNPVAGSEDFSRVLAAVPGTFLGLGALLPGLDPQAAPNNHSPYADFDPSVLSRAATVYAELAVRRLDRFAEGASR, encoded by the coding sequence GTGGACCTCCACGACGACGCCCGCAGCCAGCAGGACGATCTGGCCCAGTTGCGCCGCGAACTGCACCGCGAACCCGAGATCGGCCTGGACCTGCCCCGTACCCAGGAACGCGTGCTGCGCGAACTCGACGGGCTCGGGCTGGAGATCTCCACCGGAACCGGTACGACGTCGGTGACCGCGGTGCTTCGCGGCGAAGGCCCGGCGCGCGATTCCGCTCAGCCGCGCACGGTCTTGTTGCGGGCAGACATGGACGCGCTTCCGGTCCAGGAGGCGACCGGGCTCGACTTCGCCGCCACCAACGGCGCGATGCACGCGTGCGGCCACGATTTGCACACCACGTCGCTGATCGGCGCGGCTCGGCTGCTGCGCACTCACCGCGACCGGCTCAACGGCGACGTCGTGCTGATGTTCCAGCCCGGGGAAGAAGGTTGGGACGGCGCAGGAGTGATGCTGCAGGAAGGCGTGCTCGACGCCGCGGGCCAGCGGGCCGATGCCGCGTACGGACTGCACGTCTTCTCGGCGATGCTGCCCAGCGGCCAGTTCGCCAGCCGCCCCGGCACGCTGATGTCCGCCTCGCACAAGCTGCTCGTGACCGTGCACGGCGAAGGCGGCCACGGCTCGATGCCGCACCGCGCCAAGGACCCGATTTCCGCCGCCGCGGCGATGATCACCGCGCTGCAGACGATGATCACGCGACGGCTGGACATCTTTGACCCGGCAGTGCTGACCGTCGGCGTGATTCGCGGTGGCACCAAACGCAATGTCATCCCGGCGACCGCGGAGTTCGAAGCCACCGTCCGCTGTTTCTCCGACGAGACGGCCGCTCTCCTCGACACGACGATCCGCGAGACGATCGACGGGGTCGCGCGGGCGAACGGCGTGACTGCCGACGTCACGTTCGAGAACGAATATCCCGTGACTGTCACCGATGTCGACGAGACCGCGTTCGGCGCCGAGGTCGTCCGCGAAGCGATCGGCGAGGAGTTCTACACCGAGCTGCCGAACCCGGTGGCCGGCTCCGAAGACTTCTCCCGCGTGCTCGCCGCGGTGCCCGGCACATTCCTCGGCCTCGGCGCACTGCTGCCTGGTCTCGACCCGCAGGCCGCGCCCAACAATCACAGCCCGTACGCCGATTTCGACCCATCGGTGCTCTCCCGCGCCGCCACCGTCTACGCCGAGCTCGCTGTCCGCCGTCTCGACCGCTTCGCCGAAGGAGCCTCCCGATGA
- the paaK gene encoding phenylacetate--CoA ligase PaaK, with translation MTAETSETAQTADSAETLSADELAALQLERLQWTLRHAYENVAVYRKKFDDAGVHPDDCRELADLAKFPFTTKADLRDNYPFGMFAVPQDQVRRLHASSGTTGKPTVVGYTEQDLDTWATVMARSIRAAGGRPGHKLHNAYGYGLFTGGLGAHYGAEKLGCTVIPASGGMTARQVQLITDFKPEIIMITPSYMLTLLDEFERQGVDPRASSLRVGIFGAEPWTEQMRTEIEDRFGLDAVDIYGLSEVMGPGVAQECVETKDGLHIWEDHFFPEVIDPFTEQVLPAGESGELLFTSLTKQALPIIRYRTRDLTRLLPGTARPAFRRMEKVTGRSDDLIILRGVNVFPTQIEEIVLRTAGLSPHFQLVRSTRGRLDHLTVRVEARPDASADARTLAASVLATGVKDGVGVTVSVEVVDPDTLERSVGKMRRVLDQRS, from the coding sequence GTGACTGCCGAGACGTCCGAGACCGCCCAGACCGCAGATTCCGCCGAAACCCTCAGCGCCGACGAGCTGGCCGCGCTCCAGCTGGAACGGCTGCAGTGGACACTGCGACACGCGTACGAGAACGTCGCTGTCTACCGCAAGAAGTTCGACGACGCCGGCGTGCACCCGGACGACTGCCGCGAGCTGGCCGACCTGGCGAAGTTCCCCTTCACCACCAAGGCCGACCTGCGCGACAACTACCCGTTCGGCATGTTCGCGGTCCCGCAGGACCAGGTACGCCGGCTGCACGCCTCCAGCGGCACCACCGGGAAGCCGACCGTCGTCGGCTACACCGAACAGGACCTGGACACCTGGGCGACGGTGATGGCGCGGTCGATCCGCGCGGCCGGCGGCCGGCCCGGGCACAAGCTGCACAACGCCTACGGGTACGGCCTGTTCACCGGCGGCCTCGGCGCGCACTACGGCGCGGAAAAGCTGGGCTGCACCGTGATTCCGGCCTCCGGCGGGATGACCGCCCGGCAGGTCCAGCTGATCACCGACTTCAAGCCGGAGATCATCATGATCACCCCGTCGTACATGCTGACGCTGCTGGACGAGTTCGAGCGTCAGGGCGTGGACCCGCGGGCGAGTTCGCTGCGGGTCGGCATCTTCGGCGCGGAGCCGTGGACCGAGCAGATGCGCACGGAGATCGAGGACCGGTTCGGACTGGACGCGGTGGACATCTACGGCTTGTCCGAGGTGATGGGCCCGGGCGTCGCGCAGGAATGCGTGGAAACCAAGGACGGCCTGCACATCTGGGAGGACCATTTCTTCCCCGAGGTGATCGACCCGTTCACCGAGCAGGTGCTGCCCGCGGGCGAGTCCGGCGAACTGCTGTTCACGTCGCTGACCAAGCAAGCGCTGCCGATCATCCGCTACCGCACCCGCGACCTGACCCGGCTGCTGCCGGGCACCGCGCGGCCGGCGTTCCGGCGGATGGAGAAGGTGACCGGCCGCAGCGACGACCTGATCATCCTGCGCGGGGTGAACGTCTTCCCGACCCAGATCGAGGAGATCGTGCTGCGGACCGCCGGGCTGAGCCCGCACTTCCAGCTGGTCCGCTCCACCCGGGGACGGCTGGACCACCTCACCGTCCGGGTCGAAGCCCGTCCGGACGCGTCCGCGGACGCCCGGACGCTCGCCGCCTCGGTGCTGGCCACCGGAGTGAAGGACGGCGTCGGCGTGACCGTGTCGGTGGAGGTCGTGGACCCGGACACGCTGGAGCGCTCGGTCGGCAAGATGCGCCGGGTGCTGGACCAGCGCTCGTGA
- a CDS encoding winged helix-turn-helix domain-containing protein, which yields MAELDQLLLDPTRLAIVALLSAAEWAEFGFVRDSVQLSDSALSKQISTLSRNDYVDVRKGYVGKRPRTWLNLTDSGRDTLAEHLSALQSIAVKARSDGLRQPRD from the coding sequence GTGGCCGAGCTCGACCAGCTCCTGTTGGACCCGACGAGACTGGCGATCGTGGCGCTGCTCTCCGCCGCGGAATGGGCGGAGTTCGGGTTCGTGCGCGACTCGGTGCAGCTCTCCGATTCCGCGCTGTCCAAACAGATCTCCACCCTTTCCCGAAACGACTACGTCGACGTCCGCAAGGGCTACGTGGGCAAGCGGCCGCGCACCTGGCTCAACCTGACCGACAGCGGCCGCGACACCCTGGCCGAGCACCTGTCCGCCCTGCAGTCCATTGCCGTGAAAGCCCGTTCGGACGGCCTCCGGCAACCCCGCGACTGA
- the paaI gene encoding hydroxyphenylacetyl-CoA thioesterase PaaI has translation MFDADEASRALGIELVEAAGGRAVATMKVTETMVNGHDIAHGGYVFLLADTTFALACNTHGPVTVAAGAEISFVAAGKLGDHLVATAVERTRYGRNGIYDVTVHRETPGGPEVVAEFRGRSRVIEKTREPQ, from the coding sequence ATGTTCGACGCCGATGAAGCGTCCCGTGCGCTCGGCATAGAACTGGTCGAAGCGGCGGGCGGGCGAGCGGTGGCCACCATGAAGGTCACCGAGACGATGGTCAACGGCCACGACATCGCCCACGGCGGGTACGTCTTCCTGCTCGCCGACACCACGTTCGCCCTCGCCTGCAACACGCACGGGCCGGTCACCGTCGCCGCCGGCGCGGAGATCTCCTTCGTCGCGGCGGGCAAGCTGGGCGATCACCTCGTCGCGACGGCCGTCGAGCGCACCCGCTACGGCCGCAACGGCATCTACGACGTCACCGTGCACCGGGAAACCCCCGGCGGGCCCGAGGTCGTCGCCGAATTCCGCGGCCGCAGCCGCGTCATCGAGAAGACCCGGGAACCACAGTGA
- a CDS encoding Lrp/AsnC family transcriptional regulator yields MLETLEEEDFSLIHALQLRPRASWAHLADALSSSPVTLARRWERLREGGAAWVTAYPHVSALPQIQAAYVEIRCASGQVRDLIRELRTWPSVASIEEASREYSLVLTVFGLGMRDLSTLLLDAIPSLPGVLNTRSHLASRLHVEGSSWRVGALDRTRVQAVSQLPPAGSGRPAAVEPWKEPYAPLTIALGEDGRRSAADLARITGRPVSTVRRQLGHLLSADALTFRCEIAQGLTPSPIVVNWWCQVPVAHVSTCVDRLRANPALRQVASLPGPANLLVTTWMRSIEESMRMQEHLEQGLAPLSVLDSALILRTVKRMGWLLDDLGRSTGFVATMPAQRDRR; encoded by the coding sequence GTGCTCGAAACCCTCGAAGAGGAGGATTTTTCGCTCATCCACGCGCTGCAGCTGCGGCCCCGCGCCAGCTGGGCTCACCTGGCCGACGCGCTCAGCTCGTCGCCGGTCACCCTCGCCCGGCGATGGGAACGGCTGCGCGAGGGCGGCGCGGCCTGGGTGACCGCGTACCCGCACGTCTCGGCGCTGCCCCAGATCCAAGCCGCGTATGTGGAGATCCGCTGCGCCAGCGGCCAGGTCCGGGACCTGATCCGGGAACTGCGCACGTGGCCGTCAGTCGCCAGCATCGAGGAGGCTTCGCGCGAGTACAGCCTGGTGCTGACCGTGTTCGGACTTGGCATGCGCGACCTGTCCACGCTGCTGCTGGACGCGATTCCGAGCCTGCCCGGGGTGCTCAACACCCGGTCGCACCTGGCGTCTCGGCTGCACGTCGAAGGCAGTTCGTGGCGGGTGGGCGCGCTGGACCGGACCCGGGTGCAGGCGGTGTCTCAGCTGCCTCCAGCCGGCAGTGGCCGGCCTGCCGCGGTCGAACCGTGGAAGGAGCCGTACGCGCCGCTGACCATCGCGCTCGGCGAAGACGGCCGTCGCAGCGCCGCAGACCTGGCGCGCATCACCGGGCGGCCGGTGTCGACGGTCCGCCGTCAGCTCGGCCACCTGCTCAGCGCGGACGCGCTGACCTTCCGCTGCGAGATCGCGCAGGGCCTCACCCCGTCGCCGATCGTCGTGAACTGGTGGTGCCAGGTCCCGGTAGCGCACGTGTCCACCTGCGTGGACCGGCTGCGCGCCAACCCGGCGCTGCGCCAGGTGGCGAGCCTGCCCGGTCCGGCCAATCTTCTGGTGACGACGTGGATGCGGTCGATCGAGGAGTCGATGCGGATGCAGGAACACCTGGAACAGGGCCTGGCTCCGCTGTCGGTGCTCGATTCCGCGCTGATTCTGCGGACGGTGAAGCGAATGGGCTGGCTGCTGGACGATCTGGGGCGCAGCACGGGCTTCGTGGCGACCATGCCCGCGCAGCGGGACCGGAGGTGA
- a CDS encoding TetR/AcrR family transcriptional regulator produces MTAPARRGRPGYDLESLLQVAVELFNERGYDGTSMEDLSRKLGITKSAIYHHVPSKEELLRLAVDRALDGLFEVADRTEALDGRAIDRLEHLVRGSVLVLADRLPFVTLLLRVRGNTKAERAALARRREFDRLVTDLVKQAEVEGDVRPDLDPAVAARLLFGTVNSLIEWYRPRRGSSPEELADAVCKMAFDGLRA; encoded by the coding sequence GTGACCGCACCCGCCCGCCGCGGCCGTCCCGGCTACGACCTGGAGTCGCTGCTGCAGGTCGCCGTCGAGCTGTTCAACGAACGCGGCTACGACGGGACCAGCATGGAGGACCTGTCGCGCAAGCTCGGCATCACGAAATCCGCGATCTACCACCACGTGCCGAGCAAGGAGGAACTGCTGCGGCTGGCGGTGGACCGGGCGCTGGACGGGCTGTTCGAGGTCGCGGACCGGACCGAGGCGCTGGACGGCCGCGCGATCGACCGACTGGAGCATCTGGTGCGCGGCAGCGTGCTGGTCCTCGCGGACCGGCTGCCGTTCGTGACGCTGCTGCTTCGGGTGCGGGGCAACACGAAGGCCGAACGAGCGGCGCTGGCCCGGCGGCGCGAGTTCGACCGGCTGGTGACGGATCTGGTGAAGCAGGCGGAGGTAGAAGGCGACGTCCGGCCGGACCTCGACCCGGCGGTCGCCGCGCGCCTGCTGTTCGGCACGGTGAACTCGCTCATCGAGTGGTACCGGCCGAGGCGCGGGTCCTCGCCGGAGGAACTCGCGGACGCGGTGTGCAAGATGGCGTTCGACGGGTTGCGCGCCTGA
- the paaZ gene encoding phenylacetic acid degradation bifunctional protein PaaZ, with amino-acid sequence MVLLRSYVSGGWHTAPGEGVPLHDAATGEEVARISSEGVDFAGALEYGRTVGGPALRKLTFHQRAALLKSLASYLREHREELYALSARTGATLGDSKFDIDGGIGVLFSYGSKGKRELPNDTVYVDGAVEPLSRGGTFVAQHIATPLHGVAIQINAFNFPVWGPLEKFAPAFLAGVPSLIKPASQTAYLTARLVELIVESGILPEGTVQFVAGSVGDLLDHVTAQDLVSFTGSASTAQKLRAHPAIVRNSVRFNAEADSLNCSILAPDARPSTPEFDLFVKQLVTEMTVKAGQKCTAIRRAFVPAEMLDDVAEAASARLAKVTVGNPNAEGVRMGALASLEQREEVRRSLKALLDAGSIVFGDPEHVDVVDGDAATGAFLSPVLLKADPERAEPHEVEAFGPVSTLMPYTSVKQVIEFAARGGGSLAGSVVTGDPVFAREIVLGVAPYHGRLLVLDSDDAKESTGHGSPMPQLVHGGPGRAGGGEEMGGIRGVLHHMQRTAVQGSPKVLGAVTGRWVEGGPRVEGEHPFRKSLAELNIGDTVVAGPRTVTRADIDHFAEFTGDTFYAHTDEAAAAANPLFGGIVAHGYLVLSFAAGLFVSPEPGPVLANYGLENLRFLTPVKAGDALTVTLTAKQITPRIDQEYGEVRWDADVTNADGDSVAKYDVLTLVSKEQP; translated from the coding sequence ATGGTTCTGCTCCGCAGCTACGTCTCCGGGGGATGGCACACGGCGCCTGGCGAGGGTGTTCCGCTGCACGACGCGGCTACCGGGGAGGAAGTGGCCCGGATTTCCTCGGAGGGAGTCGATTTCGCCGGTGCGCTCGAGTACGGCCGCACGGTCGGCGGTCCCGCGCTGCGCAAGCTGACGTTCCATCAGCGTGCTGCTCTGCTGAAGTCGCTCGCTTCGTACCTGCGTGAGCACCGTGAAGAGCTGTACGCACTGTCGGCGCGCACGGGTGCGACGCTCGGCGATTCGAAGTTCGACATCGACGGCGGCATCGGCGTGCTGTTCAGCTACGGCTCGAAGGGCAAGCGCGAGCTGCCGAACGACACCGTGTACGTAGACGGTGCGGTCGAGCCGCTGAGCCGGGGCGGCACATTCGTGGCGCAGCACATCGCCACGCCGCTGCACGGCGTCGCGATCCAGATCAACGCCTTCAACTTCCCGGTGTGGGGTCCGCTGGAGAAGTTCGCGCCCGCGTTCCTCGCCGGCGTGCCCAGCCTGATCAAACCGGCCAGCCAGACCGCGTACCTGACCGCGCGGCTCGTGGAGCTGATCGTCGAATCCGGCATCCTGCCCGAGGGCACGGTGCAGTTCGTCGCGGGCAGCGTCGGAGACCTGCTGGACCACGTGACCGCGCAGGACCTGGTGTCGTTCACCGGTTCTGCGTCCACCGCGCAGAAGCTGCGCGCGCACCCGGCGATCGTGCGGAACTCGGTGCGATTCAACGCCGAGGCCGACTCGCTGAACTGCTCGATCCTCGCCCCGGACGCCCGGCCGTCGACGCCGGAGTTCGACCTGTTCGTCAAGCAGCTGGTCACCGAGATGACGGTGAAGGCGGGCCAGAAGTGCACCGCCATCCGCCGCGCGTTCGTGCCGGCCGAGATGCTGGACGACGTCGCCGAGGCGGCGAGCGCCCGGCTCGCGAAAGTAACTGTCGGCAATCCGAACGCGGAGGGCGTCCGGATGGGCGCGCTGGCCAGTCTGGAACAGCGCGAAGAGGTACGCCGTTCGCTCAAGGCACTGCTCGACGCGGGCAGCATCGTCTTCGGCGACCCGGAACACGTCGATGTCGTGGACGGTGACGCGGCGACCGGGGCGTTCCTCTCTCCGGTGCTGCTCAAGGCCGATCCAGAGCGCGCGGAGCCGCACGAGGTCGAGGCGTTCGGCCCGGTGTCCACGCTGATGCCGTACACGTCGGTCAAGCAGGTCATCGAGTTCGCGGCGCGCGGCGGCGGCAGCCTGGCCGGGTCCGTGGTGACCGGCGACCCGGTGTTCGCCCGCGAGATCGTGCTGGGCGTCGCGCCGTACCACGGCCGGCTGCTCGTGCTCGACAGCGACGACGCGAAGGAATCCACCGGGCACGGTTCGCCGATGCCGCAGCTGGTGCACGGCGGGCCTGGCCGCGCGGGCGGCGGCGAGGAAATGGGCGGTATCCGCGGCGTGCTGCACCACATGCAGCGCACCGCCGTGCAGGGCAGCCCGAAGGTGCTCGGTGCGGTCACCGGCCGGTGGGTCGAAGGCGGTCCGCGCGTCGAAGGCGAGCACCCGTTCCGGAAGTCGCTGGCAGAGCTGAACATCGGCGACACCGTGGTGGCCGGTCCGCGCACTGTCACGCGCGCCGACATCGACCACTTCGCCGAGTTCACCGGCGACACCTTCTACGCGCACACCGACGAGGCCGCTGCGGCGGCGAACCCGCTGTTCGGCGGCATTGTGGCGCACGGCTATCTGGTGCTCTCGTTCGCCGCGGGCCTGTTCGTCTCGCCCGAGCCGGGGCCGGTGCTGGCCAACTACGGCTTGGAGAACCTGCGGTTCCTGACGCCGGTCAAGGCGGGCGACGCGCTGACCGTCACCTTGACCGCCAAGCAGATCACGCCGCGGATCGACCAGGAGTACGGCGAAGTCCGCTGGGACGCCGACGTCACGAACGCCGACGGCGACTCGGTGGCGAAGTACGACGTGCTCACCCTCGTCTCGAAGGAGCAGCCGTGA
- the paaB gene encoding 1,2-phenylacetyl-CoA epoxidase subunit PaaB, translated as MKHDWPLYEVFVRGKRGLNHVHVGSLHAADDEMALHHARDLYTRRNEGVSIWVVRASDITASSPDEKDPFFAPSGDKVYRHPTFYDIPDNVPHM; from the coding sequence ATGAAGCACGACTGGCCGCTGTACGAGGTGTTCGTCCGCGGGAAGCGCGGGCTGAACCACGTGCACGTGGGTTCGCTGCACGCGGCGGACGACGAGATGGCGCTGCACCACGCCCGCGATCTCTACACCCGCCGCAACGAGGGCGTCTCGATCTGGGTGGTGCGCGCCTCGGACATCACCGCGTCGTCGCCGGACGAGAAGGACCCGTTCTTCGCGCCCAGCGGGGACAAGGTGTACCGGCACCCGACGTTCTACGACATTCCCGACAACGTTCCGCACATGTAA
- the paaA gene encoding 1,2-phenylacetyl-CoA epoxidase subunit PaaA: MTAVAEPDLEALFEHTIERDQRIEPRDWVPEGYRKTMIRQIAQHAHSEIIGMQPEGNWITRAPSLRRKAILLAKVQDEAGHGLYLYSAAATLGADRADLTDKLITGKQKYSSIFNYPTLTFADVGVIGWLVDGAAICNQVPLCRSSYGPYARAMIRICKEESFHQRQGYELLMTMMRGTEQQRDMVQEAVNRWWWPSLMMFGPPDADSPNTAQSMAWKVKRHTNDELRQRFVDMSVPQAKALGVTFPDPDLKWNAEREHYDFGAVDWDEFKNVLKGNGPCNAQRIAHRRKAHEDGAWVREAAAAHAAKKGS, encoded by the coding sequence GTGACTGCGGTAGCGGAACCGGACCTGGAAGCCCTGTTCGAGCACACCATCGAGCGCGACCAGCGGATCGAGCCGCGAGACTGGGTGCCCGAGGGCTATCGCAAGACGATGATCCGGCAGATCGCGCAGCACGCGCACTCGGAGATCATCGGGATGCAGCCGGAGGGCAACTGGATCACCCGCGCGCCGTCGTTGCGGCGCAAGGCGATCCTGCTCGCGAAGGTGCAGGACGAGGCCGGCCACGGGTTGTACCTGTACTCCGCGGCGGCGACGCTCGGCGCGGACCGCGCGGACCTGACCGACAAGCTCATCACCGGTAAGCAGAAGTACTCGTCGATCTTCAACTACCCGACGCTGACCTTCGCCGACGTCGGCGTGATCGGCTGGCTGGTGGACGGCGCGGCGATCTGCAACCAGGTGCCGCTGTGCCGCTCGTCGTACGGGCCCTACGCGCGGGCGATGATCCGGATCTGCAAGGAGGAGTCGTTCCATCAGCGGCAGGGCTACGAGCTGCTGATGACCATGATGCGCGGCACCGAGCAGCAGCGGGACATGGTGCAGGAGGCGGTGAACCGCTGGTGGTGGCCCTCGCTGATGATGTTCGGGCCGCCGGACGCGGATTCGCCGAACACCGCGCAGTCGATGGCGTGGAAGGTCAAGCGGCACACCAACGACGAGCTGCGCCAGCGATTCGTCGACATGTCGGTGCCGCAGGCGAAAGCCCTCGGGGTCACCTTCCCGGACCCGGACCTGAAATGGAACGCCGAGCGGGAGCACTACGACTTCGGCGCGGTCGACTGGGACGAGTTCAAGAACGTGCTCAAGGGCAACGGTCCGTGCAACGCGCAGCGGATCGCGCACCGGCGCAAGGCGCACGAAGACGGGGCCTGGGTTCGCGAGGCCGCTGCCGCACATGCTGCGAAGAAGGGTTCCTGA